A single region of the Malus sylvestris chromosome 8, drMalSylv7.2, whole genome shotgun sequence genome encodes:
- the LOC126632307 gene encoding probable galacturonosyltransferase-like 1, whose translation MPMPPPLLLLLALLLFLSPATATNAAAAAAITQQFREAPQFYNSQDCPSIATLPDVDVDPDESDDGHMICSPQAVHVAMTLDTAYIRGSMAAILSVLQHSSCPQNAVFHFVASAAANASLLRQTISTSFPYLKFRIYAFDDSHVSGLISTSIRSALDCPLNYARSYLADLLPLCVRRVVYLDSDLILVDDIAKLSATPLGGVAVLAAPEYCNANFTSYFTSAFWSNPSLSLTFADRHACYFNTGVMVIDLDRWRGDDYTAKIEEWMELQKRMRIYELGSLPPFLLVFAGKIAPVEHRWNQHGLGGDNFRGLCRDLHPGAVSLLHWSGKGKPWARLEANRPCPLDALWAPYDLLETPFVLDS comes from the coding sequence ATGCCCATGCCACCTccactcctcctcctcctcgccctacttctcttcctctccccGGCCACCGCAACCAatgccgccgccgccgccgccatcACCCAACAGTTTAGAGAAGCACCTCAGTTCTATAATTCCCAAGACTGCCCTTCCATCGCCACGCTCCCTGACGTTGACGTGGACCCCGACGAATCAGACGACGGCCACATGATTTGCTCTCCTCAAGCAGTCCACGTGGCAATGACTCTCGACACCGCCTACATCCGCGGCTCCATGGCCGCGATCCTCTCCGTCCTCCAACACTCATCCTGCCCCCAAAACGCAGTCTTCCACTTTGTCGCCTCCGCCGCCGCCAACGCTTCCCTCCTCCGCCAAACAATCTCCACCTCATTTCCCTACCTTAAATTCCGAATCTACGCCTTCGACGACTCCCACGTCTCCggcctcatctccacctccatcCGCTCCGCCCTCGACTGCCCCCTCAACTACGCCCGATCCTACCTCGCCGACCTTCTCCCCCTCTGCGTCCGCCGCGTCGTCTACCTCGACTCCGATCTCATCCTCGTGGATGACATCGCCAAGCTTTCTGCCACTCCTCTAGGAGGCGTTGCCGTCCTCGCCGCCCCGGAGTACTGCAACGCCAACTTCACCTCCTACTTCACCTCCGCCTTCTGGTCGAACCCCTCCCtctccctcacctttgccgaccGCCACGCCTGCTACTTCAACACCGGTGTCATGGTCATCGACCTCGACCGGTGGCGCGGCGACGACTACACGGCGAAGATCGAGGAGTGGATGGAGCTCCAGAAGAGAATGCGGATCTATGAGCTCGGATCCCTCCCGCCGTTTCTTTTGGTGTTCGCAGGGAAAATCGCGCCAGTGGAGCACCGGTGGAACCAGCACGGGCTCGGCGGCGATAACTTCAGGGGGCTTTGTCGGGATCTGCATCCGGGCGCAGTGAGTCTTTTGCATTGGAGCGGGAAGGGGAAGCCGTGGGCCCGGCTGGAGGCCAATCGGCCGTGCCCACTCGATGCTCTCTGGGCTCCTTACGATCTCTTGGAAACGCCTTTTGTTTTGGACTCTTGA